In a genomic window of Nodosilinea sp. E11:
- a CDS encoding flotillin family protein has product MSLIFTLLVVMFGATGSLLLIIKNLYYICQPSEVLIFAGDRRTVSDGSRVGYRLVKGGSSIRKPLLEKTFRMELTNMIIELKVASAYSKGGIPLNVDGVANIKIAGEEPAIHNAIERLLGKSREEIEKIARETLEGNLRGVLATLTPEQVNEDKMAFVRNLLDEADDDLAQLGLILDNLQIQNISDDVGYLNSIGRKQRADLLRDARIAEAEAKAQSALQAAENLKRTSLRQIEAKIATTRADADRRLQNALSQRQAAISEAESEIAAEVARTEAELAVQRERRKQVEQQLQADVIAPAVAACQQAQARAKGDAASIVEDGRARAEGIRELATTWQAAGDHAREIFLFQKLEGLLENLVATVPDVAVDSITVIDAGGGGNATKLASFMEQMKQATGVDLAQTLQGLGQINPTPETLAANPWTED; this is encoded by the coding sequence ATGAGTCTGATTTTTACCCTGCTGGTGGTGATGTTTGGGGCTACTGGCAGCCTATTGCTAATTATCAAAAATCTCTACTACATTTGTCAGCCCAGCGAGGTGCTGATCTTTGCGGGCGATCGCCGCACGGTTAGCGACGGTAGCCGAGTGGGCTACCGGTTGGTCAAGGGCGGCAGCAGCATTCGCAAACCCCTGCTGGAAAAAACCTTCCGCATGGAGTTGACCAACATGATCATCGAGCTGAAGGTGGCCAGCGCCTACTCCAAGGGCGGCATTCCCCTCAACGTCGATGGCGTGGCGAATATCAAGATCGCAGGCGAAGAACCGGCAATTCACAATGCGATCGAGCGGCTGTTGGGCAAAAGCCGCGAAGAGATCGAAAAAATTGCTCGCGAAACCCTGGAGGGCAACCTGCGCGGCGTACTGGCCACCCTCACCCCCGAACAGGTGAACGAAGACAAAATGGCCTTTGTGCGCAACCTGCTCGACGAAGCCGACGACGACCTGGCCCAGCTCGGTCTGATTCTCGACAACCTGCAAATTCAAAACATCTCCGACGACGTTGGCTACCTCAACTCGATCGGGCGCAAACAGCGGGCAGATCTGCTGCGCGACGCCCGGATCGCTGAAGCCGAAGCTAAGGCCCAGTCGGCCCTGCAAGCCGCCGAAAACCTGAAGCGCACCTCTCTCCGCCAGATCGAGGCCAAAATTGCCACTACCCGCGCCGACGCCGATCGCCGACTGCAAAACGCCCTCAGCCAGCGCCAGGCCGCGATTTCTGAAGCCGAGTCTGAAATTGCCGCCGAAGTCGCCCGCACTGAAGCCGAGTTGGCCGTCCAGCGCGAGCGCCGCAAACAAGTCGAGCAGCAACTCCAGGCCGATGTGATTGCCCCCGCCGTGGCCGCCTGTCAGCAGGCTCAGGCCCGCGCCAAGGGCGACGCCGCTAGCATCGTTGAAGACGGTCGCGCCCGCGCCGAGGGCATTCGTGAACTGGCCACCACCTGGCAGGCCGCCGGTGACCACGCCCGCGAAATCTTTCTGTTTCAAAAGCTGGAGGGGCTGCTAGAGAATTTGGTAGCCACCGTACCCGATGTGGCGGTGGACAGCATCACGGTAATCGATGCGGGCGGCGGCGGCAACGCCACCAAGCTGGCCTCGTTTATGGAGCAGATGAAACAGGCCACCGGGGTTGATCTGGCCCAGACTTTGCAGGGGCTAGGCCAGATCAACCCAACGCCAGAGACCCTTGCGGCTAACCCCTGGACTGAAGACTAG
- a CDS encoding flotillin family protein, giving the protein MPIAQTGGRTLGGGAIAVLIFALLIVIWGVNALVQICDPNKILIISGRQYRRADGQTMGYRVIYGGRTFRIPILETVKTMDLTTMPVPIEVTNAYSKGGTPLDIQAIANVKIARDETLVGNAIERFLGRGRDEIARVARETLEGNLRGVVATLTPEQLNEDRLQFAERIASDVRNDLVKLGLQLDTLKIQSVADRVDYLNSIGRRQIANVVRDAEIAESNAVAEAEQIEADSTRQSEVAQTQARTVIQEKENELRRITAEVEKQARIEEERTQAAAEEARARAQRELQAIRAHLEQARLEVEQVLPARAQQRAQEFHARGAAATLEENAKASAQASQMLVQVWQDTGVNASELFLVQQLEMVLKEAGRIPGRLHLGQVNVIDNGDGKAIASLLNAYPEMVKQFLRQSEDILGIPLAARPPSPPPLVLTAKADLAESTIPAVNNGLTSEEL; this is encoded by the coding sequence ATGCCGATCGCCCAGACGGGCGGACGAACCCTAGGCGGTGGGGCGATCGCCGTCTTGATCTTCGCCCTGCTAATCGTGATCTGGGGGGTCAACGCCCTGGTGCAGATCTGTGACCCCAACAAAATTTTGATTATCTCGGGCCGTCAGTACCGTCGCGCTGACGGGCAGACCATGGGCTACCGGGTGATCTACGGTGGGCGCACCTTTCGCATTCCCATTCTCGAAACGGTCAAAACCATGGATTTGACCACCATGCCGGTGCCGATCGAGGTCACCAACGCCTACTCGAAAGGAGGCACGCCGCTGGATATTCAGGCGATCGCCAATGTGAAAATTGCCCGCGATGAAACCCTAGTTGGCAATGCGATCGAGCGCTTTTTGGGCCGGGGCCGCGACGAAATTGCCCGCGTAGCGCGAGAAACCCTAGAGGGCAATCTGCGCGGCGTGGTGGCCACCCTCACCCCCGAGCAACTCAACGAAGACCGGCTCCAGTTCGCTGAACGCATCGCCAGCGACGTACGCAACGACCTGGTGAAGCTGGGCCTTCAGCTCGACACCCTCAAAATTCAGAGCGTGGCCGACCGGGTTGACTACCTCAACTCCATCGGGCGGCGGCAGATCGCCAACGTGGTGCGCGACGCCGAAATCGCCGAATCTAACGCCGTGGCGGAGGCCGAGCAGATCGAGGCCGACAGCACCCGCCAATCGGAAGTGGCCCAAACCCAGGCCCGCACCGTGATTCAAGAAAAAGAAAACGAGCTGCGCCGGATCACCGCCGAAGTCGAAAAGCAGGCCCGCATCGAAGAAGAGCGCACCCAAGCCGCCGCCGAAGAGGCCCGCGCGCGCGCCCAGCGAGAGCTGCAAGCCATTCGCGCCCACCTAGAGCAGGCCCGCCTAGAGGTGGAGCAGGTGCTGCCCGCCCGCGCCCAGCAGCGCGCCCAAGAATTCCACGCCCGAGGGGCCGCCGCCACCCTGGAAGAAAACGCCAAAGCCTCGGCCCAGGCCAGCCAAATGCTGGTCCAGGTCTGGCAAGACACGGGGGTGAATGCGTCAGAACTCTTTTTGGTGCAGCAGCTAGAAATGGTGCTCAAAGAAGCGGGGCGGATTCCCGGTCGGCTGCACCTGGGCCAGGTGAATGTGATCGACAACGGCGATGGCAAGGCGATCGCCTCGCTACTCAACGCCTACCCCGAAATGGTGAAGCAGTTTCTGCGTCAGTCTGAAGACATTCTCGGCATTCCCCTGGCGGCCCGCCCGCCATCGCCCCCGCCGCTGGTGCTGACTGCCAAAGCCGATCTGGCTGAATCTACCATTCCCGCCGTCAACAACGGCCTCACCTCGGAGGAGCTATGA
- a CDS encoding MAPEG family protein, which produces MDTLQLWLLCTVFLAAKMWANSLVQGYCRLHYRQFVNPEDACWAGQVVGHSLPPVSQDHPLVERAARCWRNDLENIPMFLLVALGYGLVGGDRSWGAVYLGTFAIARVLHTLCYLAALQPWRFLAYLLGVGVMGMMAAHSIHLALAL; this is translated from the coding sequence ATGGACACCCTTCAGCTCTGGCTACTCTGTACCGTCTTTCTCGCCGCCAAAATGTGGGCCAATTCTCTGGTGCAGGGGTACTGTCGCCTGCACTACCGACAGTTTGTCAATCCTGAAGATGCCTGCTGGGCTGGGCAGGTGGTGGGCCACTCGTTACCCCCAGTGTCCCAAGATCATCCGCTGGTGGAGCGAGCGGCCCGCTGCTGGCGCAACGATTTAGAAAATATCCCGATGTTTCTCTTGGTGGCCCTGGGCTACGGGCTAGTAGGGGGAGATCGGAGCTGGGGAGCCGTGTATTTGGGAACCTTTGCGATCGCCCGGGTCTTGCATACCCTCTGCTATCTAGCCGCCCTACAGCCCTGGCGGTTTCTGGCCTACCTGCTGGGGGTTGGCGTCATGGGGATGATGGCCGCCCACAGCATTCACCTGGCCCTGGCCCTTTGA
- a CDS encoding DUF2834 domain-containing protein yields MSNSVAPSFNRPSHPWLQWVYLGCLMVGAVLPWWFLAPFFQQYGFAPAEFLHQALANPVAIDLAIDLLISTLVFFIWVWIELPRLGLGRGWWGLCVVATLGIGLSCGLPLFLLLRHRQLTVA; encoded by the coding sequence ATGTCCAACTCCGTCGCCCCGTCCTTCAATCGCCCTTCGCATCCCTGGTTGCAGTGGGTCTATCTCGGCTGTTTAATGGTCGGTGCGGTCTTGCCCTGGTGGTTTTTAGCGCCCTTTTTTCAGCAGTATGGGTTTGCCCCAGCCGAATTTTTGCACCAGGCGTTGGCCAATCCGGTGGCGATCGATCTGGCGATCGATCTGCTGATCTCGACCCTGGTGTTTTTTATTTGGGTCTGGATAGAGTTGCCTCGCCTGGGGCTAGGGCGCGGGTGGTGGGGCCTGTGCGTCGTCGCCACCCTAGGTATTGGGCTGTCCTGTGGGCTGCCGCTGTTTTTGTTGTTGCGCCACCGCCAACTGACGGTTGCATAG
- a CDS encoding helix-turn-helix transcriptional regulator: MTLPAELLTQSFGALLKHWRSQRGWSQLELACQSEVSQRHISFLESGRSQPSRDMVLHLATQLAVPLRQQNVMLTAAGFAPLYSEHDLSAPELAPMQRAIDFMLHQQEPYPALVLDRYWNLLKANQGALRLMEWLLGDRLRTLGQPLNMMQLMIHPQGLRPYVENWPSMAVSLMQRFQQEAQSEGPHSPPAKLLHELKGDLPDGAMASATVATGGQWPVLPITFVKTDQRLSFFTIISTLGTPRDITLQELRVESLFPADAATTATLQNLGL; this comes from the coding sequence GTGACTCTGCCTGCGGAACTACTCACTCAATCCTTTGGGGCTCTGCTCAAACACTGGCGCAGCCAGCGGGGCTGGAGCCAGCTAGAGCTCGCCTGCCAGAGTGAGGTATCTCAGCGCCACATCAGTTTTTTAGAATCGGGGCGATCGCAGCCCAGCCGCGACATGGTGCTGCACCTAGCGACCCAGCTAGCCGTGCCCCTGCGGCAGCAAAATGTCATGCTGACTGCGGCGGGGTTTGCCCCCCTCTATTCAGAGCATGACCTGTCGGCTCCCGAGTTAGCGCCCATGCAGCGGGCCATCGATTTTATGCTGCACCAGCAAGAGCCCTACCCCGCCCTGGTGCTCGATCGCTACTGGAACTTACTGAAAGCGAATCAGGGGGCTCTGCGGCTGATGGAATGGCTGCTGGGCGATCGCCTCAGGACCCTAGGGCAACCGCTAAATATGATGCAGCTGATGATCCATCCCCAGGGGCTACGACCCTACGTGGAGAATTGGCCGTCGATGGCGGTCTCGCTGATGCAGCGCTTCCAGCAGGAAGCCCAGAGTGAAGGCCCCCACAGCCCCCCGGCCAAATTGCTCCACGAGCTCAAGGGCGACTTGCCGGATGGCGCTATGGCTTCAGCCACCGTGGCGACGGGGGGGCAGTGGCCGGTGCTGCCTATCACCTTTGTCAAAACTGACCAGCGACTCAGCTTTTTCACCATCATTTCTACCCTGGGCACACCGCGAGATATCACGCTGCAAGAGCTGCGAGTCGAGAGCTTATTTCCCGCCGATGCTGCCACCACGGCTACTCTACAGAACCTTGGTCTGTAG
- a CDS encoding ATP-binding protein encodes MPDLAVVQTEVQGYRQRLDSLLLYQDLFTTPVGEAFVALLQALELGDASLSLSAYGAWFRAIAASGESWSSYLQRQIAYAENPFTSQAQRHPWSALPTALGQAARHDLEQLQAIAHLTGDQIAAWVQAIVQTPAPPAVWTVEAPLALSQRATPSPLDLPQAATWADRVAYLAEHYRRHGAGVFAEYHAFTWHQGELRGIATPDPIRLDHLTAYDYPRQQLVHNTLALLKGYPALNVLLYGSRGAGKSSLVKALVNEYAPQGLRLIEVAKAELQALPQIVGELSTRAQKFIIFVDDLSFEDDDDSFKALKVVLEGSSTARPANVVVYATSNRRHLVREYFSDRPRPSDQDEVQSWDTLQEKLSFSDRFGLTLTFEPADQATYLAIVKHLAQQANLALAEADLVARALQWATRHNGRSGRTARQFIDWLIAESQLG; translated from the coding sequence ATGCCAGATTTAGCTGTCGTTCAGACCGAGGTACAGGGCTATCGTCAGCGCCTAGACAGCCTACTGCTTTACCAAGACCTCTTTACGACCCCCGTGGGTGAGGCCTTTGTCGCCCTGCTGCAAGCGCTTGAGTTAGGCGATGCCTCGCTGAGCCTCAGCGCCTATGGGGCTTGGTTTAGGGCGATCGCCGCCAGCGGTGAGAGCTGGAGTAGCTACCTACAGCGCCAGATTGCCTACGCCGAAAACCCCTTCACCAGCCAGGCCCAACGGCACCCCTGGTCGGCCTTGCCTACGGCCCTCGGTCAGGCAGCCCGCCACGACCTAGAGCAGCTCCAGGCGATTGCTCACCTCACGGGCGACCAGATCGCAGCCTGGGTGCAGGCGATCGTCCAGACCCCAGCGCCTCCCGCGGTCTGGACGGTTGAGGCCCCCTTGGCCCTGTCCCAGAGGGCTACGCCGAGCCCCCTAGACCTACCCCAGGCAGCGACGTGGGCCGACCGGGTAGCCTACTTAGCCGAGCACTACCGCCGCCACGGGGCCGGGGTATTTGCCGAATATCATGCCTTTACCTGGCACCAGGGTGAACTGAGGGGCATTGCCACCCCCGACCCCATCCGTCTCGATCACCTCACTGCCTACGACTACCCCCGTCAGCAGCTGGTGCACAACACCCTGGCCCTGCTCAAGGGCTACCCGGCTCTAAATGTGCTGCTATACGGCAGTCGTGGGGCAGGAAAGTCGTCGCTGGTGAAGGCGTTGGTGAATGAGTATGCTCCCCAGGGGCTGCGGCTGATTGAGGTGGCCAAGGCCGAGCTGCAAGCCCTGCCCCAGATTGTCGGCGAGCTCAGCACCCGCGCTCAAAAGTTCATTATTTTTGTTGATGACCTCTCTTTTGAAGACGACGATGACAGCTTTAAGGCGCTCAAGGTGGTGCTAGAAGGTAGCAGCACGGCCCGCCCGGCCAACGTAGTGGTCTACGCCACCAGCAACCGCCGCCACTTAGTGCGCGAATATTTCAGCGATCGCCCCCGACCCAGCGACCAAGACGAGGTGCAATCGTGGGATACCCTGCAAGAAAAGCTGTCGTTTAGCGATCGCTTTGGCCTCACCCTCACCTTTGAGCCCGCTGACCAGGCCACCTATCTGGCGATCGTCAAGCACCTGGCCCAGCAGGCCAACCTAGCCCTGGCCGAAGCCGATTTAGTGGCCCGCGCCCTGCAATGGGCTACCCGCCACAACGGGCGATCGGGCCGCACGGCACGACAGTTTATTGACTGGCTGATCGCCGAGAGCCAGCTGGGCTAG
- a CDS encoding DUF1825 family protein, with the protein MGFFDSDIVQQEAQQLFQDYQSLMQLGGNYGKFDREGKKMYIAQMETMMERYHIFMKRFELSEDFMAKMTVEQLKTQLGQFGMTPDMMFQQMQQTLERMKAEIEATGG; encoded by the coding sequence ATGGGATTTTTTGATTCAGACATCGTTCAGCAAGAGGCCCAGCAGCTATTTCAGGATTACCAATCGCTGATGCAGTTGGGGGGTAACTACGGCAAGTTCGACCGGGAGGGCAAAAAAATGTACATTGCCCAGATGGAAACGATGATGGAGCGGTACCACATTTTTATGAAGCGCTTTGAGTTGTCGGAAGACTTTATGGCCAAGATGACCGTTGAGCAGTTAAAGACTCAGCTGGGCCAGTTTGGCATGACCCCAGATATGATGTTTCAGCAAATGCAGCAGACCCTAGAGCGGATGAAGGCGGAAATTGAAGCCACGGGCGGCTGA
- a CDS encoding YbaB/EbfC family nucleoid-associated protein has protein sequence MSQGQGFGFGLGKMKELTEAFKKAQQIQEGAKQLQEELEQMEIAGESGGGLVTVIMSGNQEPKGVTISPDALNEGAEVLSDLVTAAMKDAYEKSTATMRDRMELLTGGLNLPGL, from the coding sequence ATGTCACAAGGTCAAGGATTTGGGTTTGGGTTAGGCAAAATGAAGGAGCTAACCGAGGCCTTCAAAAAAGCCCAGCAGATTCAAGAAGGGGCCAAGCAGCTGCAAGAAGAGCTAGAGCAGATGGAGATCGCAGGCGAGTCGGGCGGTGGCCTGGTGACAGTTATCATGAGCGGTAACCAGGAACCCAAGGGCGTCACCATTTCCCCCGATGCGCTCAACGAAGGCGCTGAGGTGCTCTCTGACCTGGTCACCGCCGCGATGAAAGATGCCTACGAAAAATCGACGGCCACCATGCGCGATCGCATGGAGCTACTTACCGGTGGGCTAAACCTGCCCGGTCTGTAG
- a CDS encoding low molecular weight protein-tyrosine-phosphatase — MTIRLLFVCLGNICRSPSAENIMNHLIQQRQLSNQVVCDSAGTASYHVGSAPDRRMAQAARAKGIELVGRARQFEASDFERFDYILAMDRDNYRDILALDSAGQHRDRVRLMCDFCRSHPDQEVPDPYYGGPEGFTYVISLLHDACEGLLDHVLEHHPVTAPQ; from the coding sequence ATGACCATTCGGCTGTTATTTGTGTGCCTGGGCAACATCTGTCGTTCGCCCTCGGCTGAAAACATCATGAACCACCTGATTCAGCAGCGGCAGCTGAGCAATCAGGTGGTGTGCGACTCAGCGGGCACCGCTAGCTACCACGTTGGCAGTGCCCCCGATCGGCGCATGGCCCAAGCGGCTAGAGCCAAAGGTATTGAGCTAGTGGGCCGAGCCCGTCAGTTCGAGGCGAGCGACTTTGAGCGCTTCGACTATATCTTGGCTATGGACCGAGACAATTATCGAGATATTCTAGCCCTCGACTCTGCCGGTCAGCACCGCGATCGGGTGCGGCTGATGTGCGACTTTTGCCGCAGCCACCCCGACCAAGAGGTGCCCGACCCCTACTACGGTGGCCCCGAAGGGTTTACCTACGTGATCAGCCTGCTCCACGATGCCTGTGAGGGGCTGCTCGACCACGTTCTAGAACACCATCCTGTCACCGCTCCCCAGTAG
- a CDS encoding alpha/beta hydrolase, whose product MLALMQNARLWLGRSATAVGLGMLSTLAAIAPGYAAEDLVVSFGILQRVIPIADLERFAATGELTPQLKIYSRQFQLSPDQLEQIRGVLSTPANISPVAVAQFLYTEQGVLLLEQIGRVVQTPVRQANVQALRGALILAAADPTDNFTLINVLRLYPTQAMHIDLAEGLGIAQEINQAILQSNVAFTQVQAIAQQEAAANPVDVGAVLDLIASERQYGVDPIQVVVPGLSTPVQLYLPEVLPGQRAKPPQGFPLVVISHGLGGTGSSYTYLAEYLAQGGIAVAAIEHPGSNDQQLYALLAGQSGAIVQDEEFLRRPRDVSLTLNTLTSLNTSPSPIQNQLDLNRVGVIGQSFGGYTALALAGATFDPDGLAQVCPPGTLSFNPSLLLQCQMVRLTDPGNSLGDPRVKAIFVMNPIGSALFGELGYGQIGVPTLVVAGTADTVAPAYPEQIQPFGWLAAPQQYLLLISRATHFSTIGDIAIGNQPLPIPPELIGLRPDLVWGYMQVLGLAYFKLTLENDQRFEPALAAAFAAALGNDTYPLSLITTLNPAPPAESPPPETLPETPAAGLETRPTEVLSAPVFP is encoded by the coding sequence ATGCTCGCTTTGATGCAGAATGCCCGGCTGTGGCTGGGGCGCAGTGCTACTGCGGTAGGTTTGGGCATGCTGAGTACCCTAGCGGCGATCGCACCGGGCTACGCCGCCGAAGATTTGGTTGTCTCCTTCGGTATTTTGCAGCGCGTCATTCCGATCGCCGATCTAGAGCGCTTTGCCGCTACGGGCGAGCTTACCCCTCAGCTCAAAATTTACAGCCGACAATTTCAGCTGTCTCCAGACCAGCTAGAGCAAATTCGCGGTGTGCTTAGCACTCCGGCCAATATTAGCCCGGTGGCGGTGGCTCAGTTCCTCTACACCGAGCAGGGGGTGCTGCTGCTAGAGCAAATTGGGCGTGTGGTGCAAACGCCAGTGCGCCAGGCCAACGTGCAAGCCCTGCGCGGGGCGTTAATTTTGGCCGCCGCCGACCCCACCGACAACTTTACTCTGATCAATGTGCTCAGGCTGTACCCTACTCAGGCTATGCACATTGACCTGGCAGAAGGCCTGGGGATCGCCCAGGAGATCAACCAGGCTATTTTGCAGTCAAATGTCGCCTTTACCCAGGTGCAGGCGATCGCCCAGCAAGAGGCCGCCGCCAACCCGGTCGATGTGGGGGCAGTGCTAGATCTAATCGCGAGCGAGCGGCAGTACGGTGTAGATCCTATTCAGGTGGTGGTGCCTGGTCTGTCGACCCCCGTTCAACTCTACCTGCCCGAAGTCTTGCCAGGGCAGCGGGCCAAGCCTCCCCAGGGCTTTCCCCTAGTGGTGATCTCCCACGGGCTAGGGGGCACCGGCAGTAGCTACACCTACCTCGCCGAGTACCTCGCCCAGGGCGGCATCGCAGTAGCGGCGATCGAGCATCCCGGCAGCAATGACCAGCAGCTCTATGCGCTACTGGCTGGGCAATCGGGTGCGATCGTGCAAGATGAAGAATTTCTCCGGCGACCGCGAGATGTCTCGCTCACCCTAAATACCCTCACCAGTCTCAACACCAGCCCCTCGCCCATTCAAAATCAGCTCGATCTCAACCGGGTTGGGGTCATTGGTCAGTCGTTTGGGGGCTATACGGCCCTGGCTCTGGCAGGGGCCACCTTTGATCCCGATGGGTTAGCCCAGGTGTGTCCTCCCGGCACCCTCTCCTTCAACCCATCGCTGCTGTTGCAGTGCCAGATGGTGCGCCTAACTGATCCCGGCAACAGCCTGGGCGATCCTCGGGTGAAGGCGATTTTTGTCATGAACCCTATCGGCAGCGCCCTGTTTGGCGAACTGGGCTACGGCCAAATCGGTGTGCCAACTCTGGTGGTCGCCGGTACGGCTGACACCGTAGCGCCAGCCTATCCAGAGCAGATTCAGCCCTTTGGCTGGCTGGCCGCCCCCCAGCAATACCTGCTGCTGATCAGTCGGGCCACCCACTTCTCAACCATTGGCGATATAGCCATTGGCAACCAGCCCTTGCCCATTCCGCCAGAACTAATCGGCCTTCGCCCCGATCTGGTATGGGGCTATATGCAGGTGCTGGGGCTAGCCTACTTCAAGCTCACCCTAGAAAATGATCAGCGGTTTGAACCCGCCCTAGCCGCCGCCTTTGCTGCCGCCCTGGGCAACGACACCTACCCCCTCAGCCTCATCACCACCCTCAACCCTGCCCCTCCGGCAGAATCACCGCCCCCAGAAACACTGCCAGAAACACCTGCCGCTGGGCTCGAAACCAGGCCAACCGAGGTCCTCAGCGCCCCCGTTTTCCCCTAG
- a CDS encoding ATP-dependent zinc protease produces MSSGAATAAIIGWREWVALPALGVDAIKAKIDTGARSSSLHAFGVERFERGGRAMVRFQAHPLQRNDDDSVTAEAVLLDHRLVRNSGGQAELRPVIETPVQVGGVVWAIELTLTNRDEMGFRMLLGRQAVRRRYLVDPGRSYLQPLPNSPQ; encoded by the coding sequence ATGAGTTCTGGTGCTGCAACGGCTGCAATAATTGGCTGGCGCGAATGGGTGGCCTTGCCCGCCCTAGGGGTTGATGCCATCAAGGCTAAGATCGACACGGGGGCTCGTTCGTCCAGCCTCCACGCCTTTGGAGTCGAACGGTTTGAGCGCGGTGGTAGAGCGATGGTGCGGTTTCAGGCCCATCCTCTCCAGCGCAACGACGACGATAGCGTTACCGCCGAGGCCGTGCTGCTAGACCATCGCCTGGTGCGCAACTCTGGCGGCCAGGCAGAACTGCGCCCGGTAATTGAGACGCCGGTGCAGGTGGGCGGTGTGGTGTGGGCCATTGAGCTAACCTTAACCAATCGCGATGAGATGGGCTTTAGAATGCTGCTGGGCCGGCAGGCGGTGCGGCGGCGTTACCTGGTAGACCCCGGGCGATCGTACCTCCAGCCGCTTCCCAACAGTCCCCAATAG
- the rimK gene encoding 30S ribosomal protein S6--L-glutamate ligase has protein sequence MKIAILSRDANLYSTRRLKEAGEERGHAMEVIDHLRCYMNITSHQPKVMYQSQPLIDIEAVIPRIGASNTFYGTAVVRQFEIMGVFTANTSMAISRSRDKLRSLQIMARRGIGLPVTGFAHSTKDIDGLVDIVGGAPLVIKLLEGTQGIGVVLAETQQAAKSVIEAFRGLDANILVQEFIKEAGGMDIRCFVVGDKVVAAMKRQGAPGEFRSNLHRGGSATKVRLTPEERSTAIRAAKAMGLRVAGVDLLRSNHGPVVMEVNSSPGLEGIEKATDIDVAGKIIDFVVKNAAPHKDRDRIKY, from the coding sequence ATGAAAATCGCGATTTTATCGAGGGATGCAAACCTCTACTCGACTCGACGGCTCAAGGAAGCAGGGGAGGAGCGGGGCCATGCAATGGAGGTGATCGATCACCTGCGCTGCTACATGAATATCACCTCCCACCAGCCCAAGGTGATGTACCAAAGCCAGCCCCTGATCGATATAGAAGCGGTAATTCCCCGGATTGGGGCGTCAAATACCTTCTATGGCACGGCGGTAGTACGTCAGTTTGAGATTATGGGGGTGTTTACGGCCAATACTTCTATGGCCATTTCCAGGTCGCGCGACAAACTCAGGTCGCTTCAGATCATGGCCCGCCGGGGCATTGGCCTGCCGGTGACAGGCTTTGCCCACTCCACCAAAGACATCGACGGCCTAGTCGATATTGTCGGCGGTGCCCCCCTGGTGATCAAGCTGCTCGAAGGCACCCAGGGCATTGGCGTGGTGCTGGCCGAAACCCAGCAGGCCGCCAAATCCGTGATCGAAGCCTTTCGCGGGCTAGATGCCAACATTCTGGTGCAAGAGTTTATCAAAGAGGCGGGCGGTATGGACATCCGCTGCTTTGTGGTGGGCGACAAAGTGGTGGCCGCCATGAAGCGCCAGGGAGCCCCCGGCGAATTTCGCTCTAACCTGCACCGGGGCGGGTCAGCGACTAAAGTTCGCCTCACCCCCGAAGAACGCAGCACCGCCATTCGCGCTGCCAAAGCCATGGGCCTGCGGGTAGCCGGGGTTGACCTACTGCGCTCTAACCACGGCCCGGTGGTTATGGAGGTCAACTCATCGCCGGGGCTAGAGGGCATTGAAAAGGCTACCGATATCGATGTGGCAGGCAAAATCATCGATTTTGTGGTCAAGAACGCCGCGCCCCACAAAGACCGCGATCGCATTAAGTACTAA